Proteins encoded by one window of Scatophagus argus isolate fScaArg1 chromosome 4, fScaArg1.pri, whole genome shotgun sequence:
- the vsig8b gene encoding V-set and immunoglobulin domain-containing protein 8b — protein sequence MERLFLRVGLKGALLLLLAVHLTEAMKVTSTGPQTIQKALGETVNLGCTYTPDPQDTGELDIEWSEVSPDMTQNDQLILSYTGGKMHQYGDPSVSSRLKFTGNPTQGDASISLSDARVSDTGTYKCKVKKAPGVDMRKVTLVVMVPPSVPKCWVEGPEEKGGSVSLRCKSSRGSGPLSYGWSRETGGAMPSTATQDSQTGELLISNHTDANVGSYVCEVKNAVGKAQCKYALHAYNPTNKAGVIAGAVIGALLLLLLLLLLIWLLICCCRKRRYEKEVANELREDAQAPESKPSSRNSSFRSVVGYRTHHSLHYSSVRNHLPSVSESGHSPIYTGGSNGTSQPTAAALQYDHQYGYPV from the exons ATGGAGCGTCTGTTCCTGAGGGTGGGGCTGAAGGGggctctgctgcttctgctagCAGTTCACCTGACAG AAGCGATGAAGGTGACATCCACAGGGCCACAGACCATCCAAAAGGCGCTGGGGGAGACAGTCAACCTGGGGTGCACCTACACCCCGGACCCCCAAGACACAGGAGAGCTGGACATTGAGTGGTCCGAGGTCAGCCCGGACATGACGCAAAACGACCAGCTG ATCTTATCCTACACAGGGGGAAAGATGCACCAATACGGCGACCCCAGCGTCTCCAGCAGGCTCAAGTTCACGGGGAACCCGACGCAGGGAGAcgcctccatctccctctctgatGCCAGGGTCTCAGACACGGGCACATATAAATGTAAAGTCAAGAAGGCGCCTGGTGTCGACATGAGAAAAGTCACTCTGGTGGTGATGG TTCCCCCGTCGGTGCCAAAGTGTTGGGTGGAGGGCCCAGAGGAGAAAGGAGGCTCGGTCTCCCTGCGCTGCAAATCCTCTCGGGGATCCGGTCCTCTCAGCTACGGGTGGAGCAGGGAGACAGGAGGTGCAATGCCGTCCACTGCCACCCAAg ACTCACAGACTGGGGAGCTTTTGATAAGCAACCACACAGACGCAAACGTTGGAAGTTACGTGTGTGAGGTGAAAAACGCTGTCGGCAAAGCACAGTGTAAATACGCACTGCATGCCTACAACC CTACCAACAAGGCGGGTGTCATAGCTGGGGCGGTGATAGgagctctcctcctgctgctcctcctcctgcttctcatCTGGCTCCTGATCTGCTGCTGCCGCAAGCGCCGTTATGAGAAAGAGGTCGCAAATGAATTAAG GGAGGACGCCCAGGCCCCGGAGAGCAAACCCTCCAGCAGGAACTCCAGTTTCCGCTCAGTGGTGGGGTACCGCACCCACCACTCTCTGCACTACAGCTCTGTGAGGAACCACCTGCCCAGCGTCAGCGAATCAGGCCACAGTCCCATCTACACGGGAGGAAGTAACGGCACATCGCAGCCCACCGCCGCTGCCCTCCAATACGACCATCAGTACGGATACCCTGTGTAG
- the LOC124057808 gene encoding uncharacterized protein LOC124057808, which yields MLGRMKLALWITTGLLAVTTVFFNVYIFLMSLWHYRHKKQWSPSETIIVALSLADVAHQLLTYFWMSMDGVDSECQLNQTSYTIMLLLIYSLKFTIMWDTSFLTFYYSTKLVNTPNRCYTQIQASILKHVTLAVLVIPLCGLGTCMPMLAVFRPDNQTVANRDCGVLVPKTRSGKVYEATYLLLADVLPGALMVKCCVSISLHLAIHLRHMKASTNGAHGPKLGSQMRVIQMALSLVAVFILFLVVDLYVQYQIVVYQENIIMLALCFTSLYTTVAAMVLIYGKKPFWKALVHEFNVCLDEYPCLSCLKVPEQKAKRSTPAKVKN from the coding sequence ATGCTTGGGAGGATGAAATTGGCCCTGTGGATAACGACGGGTCTGCTGGCTGTCACCACGGTCTTCTTTAACGTCTACATCTTCTTGATGAGCCTGTGGCACTACAGGCACAAAAAGCAGTGGAGTCCCAGTGAGACCATCATCGTGGCTCTGTCTCTGGCCGACGTGGCTCACCAGCTGCTCACTTACTTCTGGATGAGCATGGACGGGGTGGACAGCGAGTGTCAACTCAACCAGACGTCCTACACCATCATGCTGCTGCTAATCTACAGCCTCAAGTTCACCATCATGTGGGACACCAGCTTCCTCACCTTCTACTACAGCACCAAGCTGGTGAACACTCCCAACCGGTGCTACACGCAGATCCAGGCCTCCATCCTCAAGCACGTCACCTTGGCGGTGTTGGTCATCCCTCTGTGCGGCCTCGGCACCTGCATGCCTATGCTCGCCGTGTTTCGCCCTGACAACCAAACGGTAGCCAACAGAGACTGTGGCGTCCTGGTGCCCAAAACCCGCTCTGGAAAGGTGTACGAAGCCACGTACCTGCTGCTCGCCGACGTCCTGCCGGGGGCCCTCATGGTGAAATGCTGCgtctccatctccctccaccTGGCCATCCATCTCCGTCACATGAAAGCCAGCACCAACGGAGCCCACGGCCCAAAGCTGGGCTCTCAGATGAGGGTGATCCAGATGGCTTTATCTCTCGTGGCcgtcttcatcctcttcctcgtGGTCGACCTGTACGTCCAGTACCAGATCGTGGTGTACCAGGAGAACATCATCATGCTTGCGTTGTGCTTCACGTCCCTCTACACGACTGTCGCCGCCATGGTTCTGATCTATGGGAAAAAGCCTTTCTGGAAGGCCCTGGTACACGAATTCAACGTCTGCCTGGATGAGTATCCGTGTTTGTCGTGTCTGAAGGTGCCTGAACAGAAGGCCAAACGCAGCACTCCTGCAAAAGTTAAAAACTGA